Proteins encoded by one window of Chondromyces crocatus:
- the tssB gene encoding type VI secretion system contractile sheath small subunit, translated as MSSKEQSVAPKERVNITYKPATGNAKEDVELPLKLLMLGDYTGRPDPRPLEDRKPINVDKDNFQKVMSEQKLSLTTNVKNRLSDNEDDELTVNLKFRRLGDMEPEAIANQVPELKKLLDLRAALTALKGPLGNEKAFRNKIQQILSDPAQRNRLVTELGLQKGEE; from the coding sequence ATGTCGTCGAAAGAGCAATCCGTAGCGCCCAAAGAGCGCGTCAACATCACGTACAAGCCGGCTACCGGCAATGCGAAGGAAGACGTCGAGCTGCCCCTGAAGCTCCTGATGCTCGGTGATTACACCGGCCGGCCCGACCCGCGGCCGCTCGAGGATCGCAAGCCGATCAACGTCGACAAGGACAACTTCCAGAAGGTGATGAGCGAGCAGAAGCTCTCGCTCACCACCAACGTCAAGAACCGCCTCTCCGACAACGAGGACGACGAGCTCACGGTCAACCTCAAGTTCCGTCGCCTCGGCGACATGGAGCCCGAGGCCATTGCGAACCAGGTGCCCGAGCTGAAGAAGCTGCTCGACCTGCGCGCGGCGCTCACCGCGCTCAAGGGCCCCCTCGGCAACGAGAAGGCCTTCCGCAACAAGATTCAGCAGATTCTCAGCGACCCGGCCCAGCGCAACCGGCTGGTCACCGAGCTCGGCCTTCAGAAGGGAGAGGAGTGA